Proteins encoded within one genomic window of Acinetobacter sp. WCHA55:
- a CDS encoding long-chain-acyl-CoA synthetase, with translation MSQHPSHDLIGITDVAAKLPQFISKVPNLLSGLKQAYLRTPNTPAGLGIAFEKAVKRNPHGMALLFEDQKFSYQALNEWANQIGHYLLSIGAKKGDVITVMIENRPELVATVIALAKIGVTAALVNTSQVGKVLAHSINLVKPIAVIVGEECRAAVDEIRHDLNLSTDRFYWFADQETQKDVGLAPKGFSNLAEKIDAFAKFNTPTTHSVLGKDGLFYIYTSGTTGLPKAVIFTHSRWTLAYGTYGHVLNLGKDDVMYVTLPLYHATGIVVCWCGVIAGAGTLALRRKYSTSAFWKDVQKFDASAIGYVGELCRYLMDAPPSALEKGHRVTKMIGNGMRPNIWDKFKQRFAIEEILELYASSEGNVGFSNVFNFDNTVGFSPTPYAIIQFDKEKNAPVYDAKGGCIKVKKGEVGLLIGKITRRSPFDGYTDPEKNKSVILKDVFKSGDAYFNTGDLVRDIGFRHAQFVDRLGDTFRWKGENVSTTEVENMVSEYEKITEAVVYGVEIPNTNGRAGMAAITLADGAELNEQDLAQMLVSFKKCLPAYAVPVFLRVQKQVETTGTFKYQKNKLKEQAFDPRKTDERLLVLLPNSSAYVDLTQQVFDNIQAYQYRF, from the coding sequence ATGAGCCAACACCCATCACATGACCTCATTGGTATTACCGACGTTGCAGCAAAACTTCCTCAATTCATCAGTAAAGTACCCAACTTACTCAGTGGATTAAAACAAGCATATTTACGTACACCAAATACCCCCGCAGGTCTCGGGATTGCTTTTGAAAAAGCAGTGAAGCGCAACCCTCATGGTATGGCCCTGCTATTTGAAGATCAAAAATTTAGCTACCAAGCCCTCAATGAATGGGCAAACCAAATCGGGCACTATTTGTTATCCATCGGGGCAAAAAAGGGTGATGTCATCACCGTGATGATTGAAAACCGTCCTGAATTGGTTGCAACCGTGATTGCACTTGCCAAAATTGGCGTTACTGCGGCTTTAGTCAACACCTCTCAAGTCGGTAAAGTGCTAGCACATAGTATTAATCTGGTCAAACCCATTGCAGTAATCGTGGGTGAAGAATGCCGTGCCGCAGTTGATGAAATCCGTCATGATTTAAATCTCTCTACGGATCGTTTCTATTGGTTTGCCGACCAAGAAACCCAAAAAGATGTAGGCCTTGCGCCAAAAGGTTTCAGTAATCTTGCTGAAAAAATTGATGCCTTTGCCAAGTTTAATACCCCAACCACACACAGTGTGCTTGGTAAAGATGGCTTGTTTTATATTTATACCTCAGGCACAACGGGTCTACCCAAAGCTGTTATTTTCACACATAGCCGTTGGACCTTGGCTTATGGAACCTACGGGCACGTGCTCAACCTCGGCAAAGATGATGTGATGTATGTCACCCTACCGCTGTACCATGCAACAGGCATTGTAGTGTGTTGGTGTGGTGTGATTGCAGGTGCAGGTACTTTGGCTTTGCGCCGTAAATACTCCACTTCTGCTTTTTGGAAAGATGTACAAAAGTTTGATGCCTCTGCCATTGGCTATGTTGGTGAGTTATGTCGCTACCTTATGGATGCACCACCTTCAGCGTTAGAAAAAGGTCACCGTGTCACCAAAATGATCGGCAATGGCATGCGTCCAAATATTTGGGACAAATTCAAACAGCGGTTCGCTATTGAAGAAATTTTAGAGCTTTATGCGTCGAGTGAGGGCAATGTCGGTTTTAGCAATGTATTCAACTTTGACAATACCGTCGGCTTTTCACCTACACCTTATGCCATTATCCAGTTTGATAAAGAAAAAAATGCGCCTGTTTATGATGCCAAAGGTGGCTGCATAAAGGTCAAAAAGGGCGAAGTTGGTTTATTGATTGGTAAAATTACTCGTCGTTCCCCTTTTGATGGCTATACAGACCCTGAAAAAAATAAATCGGTGATTCTTAAAGATGTATTCAAATCTGGTGATGCTTACTTCAACACAGGCGACTTAGTCCGCGATATTGGTTTCCGTCATGCCCAATTCGTCGATCGCTTAGGCGATACCTTCCGCTGGAAAGGCGAAAATGTATCCACGACTGAAGTTGAAAATATGGTCAGTGAATATGAAAAAATCACCGAAGCTGTGGTATATGGTGTTGAAATACCGAACACCAACGGTCGTGCGGGGATGGCTGCGATTACACTGGCAGACGGTGCTGAACTGAATGAACAGGATTTAGCCCAAATGCTCGTGAGCTTTAAAAAATGCCTGCCTGCCTATGCAGTACCCGTCTTCTTACGCGTACAAAAGCAAGTTGAAACTACAGGAACGTTTAAATACCAAAAGAATAAGCTCAAAGAACAAGCCTTTGACCCGAGAAAAACGGATGAACGTTTGCTGGTTCTGTTACCCAACAGCAGTGCCTATGTAGATTTAACGCAACAAGTCTTTGATAACATTCAAGCCTATCAATATCGCTTCTAA